One segment of Micromonospora parathelypteridis DNA contains the following:
- a CDS encoding DUF1453 domain-containing protein — MNGWVLAAIIAIALIVIVVKRLIGEPLNGRDLWAPPVILTAIGLYTLFKTDGLHAVDYAWLVGGSALGLALGYLRGSLVVVYEKRGFLWQRYRGRTFAAIVGTLVVMFGYSLLADKFGMQAAARPIQLSIGISFIGEALAVTRQGIAMRVPFAPERR; from the coding sequence GTGAACGGCTGGGTCCTGGCGGCGATCATCGCCATCGCACTGATCGTCATCGTGGTAAAGCGGCTGATCGGCGAGCCGCTGAACGGGCGCGACCTGTGGGCGCCACCGGTGATCCTCACCGCCATCGGCCTCTACACCCTGTTCAAGACCGATGGCCTCCACGCTGTCGACTACGCATGGCTGGTAGGCGGCTCCGCCCTGGGTCTCGCCCTCGGCTATCTGCGCGGCTCGCTCGTCGTGGTCTACGAGAAGCGCGGCTTCCTGTGGCAGCGCTACCGCGGTCGGACCTTCGCGGCCATCGTCGGCACCCTGGTCGTGATGTTCGGCTACAGCCTGCTCGCCGACAAGTTCGGCATGCAGGCAGCCGCCCGTCCGATCCAACTCTCCATCGGCATCAGCTTCATCGGCGAGGCCCTGGCCGTAACCCGCCAGGGCATCGCCATGCGGGTGCCGTTCGCACCCGAACGCCGATGA
- a CDS encoding cold-shock protein yields the protein MGSVGKVIRFDEVRGYGFIAPSRGGDDIFVHANDFGEQRHLVHPGMRVEYEVEAGDRGLKVASLRILEPVAVPRPERAPDAAPTRTAQAGDDDGMCDVLSPREFTSEVTELLIERVPTLTAAQVSTIRQSLVDHARSHGWVES from the coding sequence GTGGGGTCGGTAGGTAAGGTCATCCGGTTCGACGAGGTGCGTGGTTACGGCTTCATCGCGCCGTCGAGAGGCGGGGACGACATCTTCGTGCACGCGAACGACTTCGGTGAGCAGCGGCATCTCGTGCACCCCGGCATGCGTGTCGAGTACGAAGTGGAGGCCGGCGATCGTGGCCTGAAGGTGGCGTCCTTGCGGATCCTCGAGCCGGTCGCGGTTCCGCGGCCGGAGCGGGCACCTGACGCCGCGCCGACCCGGACCGCCCAGGCCGGTGATGACGACGGGATGTGCGACGTCCTGTCGCCGCGCGAGTTCACGTCCGAGGTGACCGAGTTGCTGATCGAGCGGGTGCCGACGTTGACCGCGGCACAGGTCTCCACGATCCGGCAGTCACTGGTCGACCACGCCCGATCGCACGGCTGGGTCGAGAGCTGA
- a CDS encoding DUF5988 family protein → MSDTSNSFSEPVLDAADGTFVQALLEGGPADFPADLRTQTAAAGQDRIKITYCGGHEHFDRCAGNVSPVIFRWSGRTRIAE, encoded by the coding sequence ATGAGTGATACGTCAAATTCGTTTTCGGAACCCGTCCTCGATGCCGCGGATGGGACCTTCGTGCAGGCGTTGCTCGAGGGTGGTCCGGCCGACTTCCCGGCCGATCTGCGCACCCAGACCGCAGCCGCCGGGCAGGATCGGATCAAGATTACGTACTGTGGCGGACACGAGCATTTCGATCGGTGCGCCGGTAATGTTTCCCCGGTTATTTTCCGGTGGAGCGGCCGCACCCGCATCGCGGAATGA
- a CDS encoding thioesterase II family protein produces the protein MSETPEDDTWVRSFHNAEPGAAQLICLPHAGGSASFYFPMSRALSPRVDVLAVQYPGRQDRRTDPRIEDIGQLADQITAALRPRLRSSMALFGHSMGAILAFEVTCRLEQQHGIIPTHVFVSGRRAPSTHRHETVHLRDDDGIVAEMRELSGTDARILADEELLRMAMPAIRSDYTAVERYQPGAAAVISAPITALTGDADPRSTLDEVAAWRRHTTGEFATRTFAGGHFFLANHQEAINGLVADRLANDSRSVGQGANKQARTPVQLVTGPE, from the coding sequence GTGAGTGAGACGCCCGAGGACGATACCTGGGTCCGTTCGTTCCATAATGCCGAGCCCGGCGCGGCGCAGCTGATCTGCCTGCCGCACGCCGGCGGGTCGGCATCGTTCTACTTCCCGATGTCGCGCGCGCTGTCACCGAGGGTCGACGTGCTCGCGGTGCAGTATCCGGGCCGGCAGGACCGCCGGACGGATCCGCGCATCGAGGACATCGGACAGCTGGCCGACCAGATCACGGCCGCGCTGCGCCCGCGGCTGCGGTCCTCGATGGCCCTGTTCGGGCACAGCATGGGGGCGATACTCGCCTTCGAGGTGACCTGCCGGCTGGAGCAGCAGCACGGCATCATTCCGACGCACGTGTTCGTCTCCGGTCGCCGCGCGCCATCCACGCACCGGCACGAGACGGTGCATCTGCGCGACGACGACGGCATCGTCGCCGAGATGCGCGAGCTGAGCGGCACCGACGCGCGGATCCTGGCCGACGAGGAGTTGCTGCGCATGGCGATGCCGGCGATCCGCAGCGACTACACCGCGGTGGAGCGCTATCAGCCCGGTGCCGCAGCAGTGATCAGCGCGCCGATCACGGCGCTGACCGGCGACGCCGATCCGCGGTCGACCCTCGACGAGGTCGCGGCCTGGCGCCGGCACACCACCGGGGAGTTCGCGACGCGCACCTTCGCCGGTGGTCACTTCTTCCTCGCCAACCACCAGGAGGCAATCAACGGGTTGGTGGCCGACCGGCTGGCCAACGACTCCCGCTCAGTCGGGCAAGGGGCGAACAAGCAGGCCAGGACGCCTGTCCAACTGGTAACCGGACCGGAGTAA
- a CDS encoding helix-turn-helix transcriptional regulator, whose protein sequence is MSTPTLIERDTQIAVLENLLVGATEGSGHIAMISGAVASGKSELLVEVADQAVARGAVVLDAVASCSERNVRFGVVRKIIDSLPVAPDIMAVILRLLEEATEPMSACAALMAYLSTTLLHLSERRPVVIAIDDIHRADNASKQYLLHLSRRIRRARVLILLTTNVRTHRDEADFHSELQRQPHFTRLRLRMLSKSGTTRLISGQLGAQTAARLADEVHSATGGNPLLVRALVEDARVAAEQTTTDAEPLVRAETYVHGVLDCLHRGEPDMLSVARAIAALGTAATPLMISRLLDMQPRAVVQALEDLNRCGLIDEGQFRDPTARAAVLDHAPAEVLYSLRDRAARLLFDCGAPPTDVARQLVLRGRDTEPWTVPVLCKAADYALVDDDTEFARRCLELAYRVCPDQNVRAEINSRLIRATWRTAPAAARGYLSRLTPATMQDQTAYQSLPMSVAYLSWAGQVDRAIDIVAELTDAPEAAGPSAVTAINAAQNWLTAFIPHLRPRFTLLTSQDATPDTDSGTTLADTASGSQHALPYLHAASAYSAALSGDVDTTPAVDEAIRVLQRYHLTDNAVHPLVSALWALIYADRLDLALSWCERLLDECSSRDTPSWRAMLTVVRAEIALRLGELGVAENHARVALNQMSTQSWGLGIAQPLAVLVQAYTAMGRYDEAMRMLDQSVPPALSQTTPGLHYRQARGRWYLATGRPHAALETFLACGESMEAYGMDNPQVVPWRIDAAEAWLALGEPKRAKDLAEEQLRRSGRGLRGQRAVLLRILGSIETGPRRLPMLREAVEILEDGGNRLQLALALGELGRCHQAEGDVNQARMLVRKAWHLAKSCGAEPLCEQLIPGYSESEVTPPTRGTLPRSPETEPLTEAEARVAALAAEGHTNREIAAQLFVTVSTVEQHLTRIYRKLDVRRRRDLPTKLSGVDSRAVA, encoded by the coding sequence ATGTCAACACCAACGCTCATCGAACGTGACACACAGATCGCCGTACTGGAGAACCTGCTGGTCGGCGCGACGGAGGGCAGCGGCCACATCGCCATGATCAGTGGCGCGGTGGCCAGTGGCAAGTCCGAACTACTGGTGGAGGTGGCGGACCAGGCGGTAGCACGCGGCGCCGTAGTGCTGGACGCCGTAGCCTCCTGCTCCGAACGCAACGTGCGGTTCGGCGTCGTCCGGAAGATCATCGACAGCCTGCCGGTGGCACCCGACATCATGGCGGTGATCCTGCGTCTGCTCGAGGAAGCGACCGAGCCGATGTCCGCCTGCGCGGCGCTCATGGCCTATCTATCGACGACGCTGCTGCACCTCTCCGAGCGACGGCCCGTGGTCATCGCCATCGACGACATACATCGCGCCGACAACGCGTCCAAGCAGTACCTGCTGCACCTCTCCCGGCGGATCAGACGCGCCAGGGTGCTGATATTACTCACCACAAACGTGCGGACCCATCGCGACGAGGCGGACTTCCACTCGGAACTACAGCGTCAGCCGCATTTCACCCGCCTTCGGCTGCGCATGCTCTCGAAGTCCGGCACCACCCGCCTGATAAGCGGCCAACTCGGCGCGCAGACCGCCGCACGGCTGGCCGACGAGGTCCACTCCGCCACCGGCGGCAATCCGCTGCTCGTCCGGGCACTTGTCGAGGACGCCCGCGTCGCAGCGGAACAGACGACGACCGATGCCGAACCTCTGGTCCGAGCAGAGACGTACGTCCACGGTGTGCTCGACTGCCTGCACCGCGGTGAGCCCGACATGCTCAGCGTCGCCCGCGCCATCGCGGCGCTCGGTACGGCGGCCACGCCACTGATGATCAGCAGGCTGCTCGACATGCAACCCCGTGCGGTGGTGCAGGCGCTCGAGGACCTCAACCGGTGCGGACTGATCGACGAGGGACAGTTCCGGGACCCGACAGCACGGGCGGCCGTCCTGGATCACGCACCCGCGGAGGTCCTGTACAGCCTGCGTGACCGGGCGGCCCGGTTGTTGTTCGACTGTGGCGCCCCTCCGACGGACGTTGCCCGGCAACTCGTGCTGCGCGGCCGCGACACCGAGCCGTGGACCGTGCCGGTGCTGTGCAAGGCCGCCGACTACGCGCTCGTCGACGACGACACCGAGTTCGCCCGTCGCTGCCTTGAGCTCGCTTACCGGGTCTGCCCGGACCAGAACGTCCGGGCTGAGATCAACAGCAGGCTCATCCGGGCCACCTGGCGTACGGCCCCGGCGGCCGCCCGCGGCTACCTGTCCCGGCTGACTCCGGCGACCATGCAGGATCAGACCGCCTACCAGAGCCTGCCGATGTCGGTGGCGTACCTGTCCTGGGCCGGACAGGTCGACCGGGCAATCGACATCGTGGCGGAGCTGACCGACGCACCGGAGGCGGCTGGCCCGTCGGCCGTGACCGCGATCAACGCCGCTCAGAACTGGCTCACGGCCTTCATCCCGCACCTGCGCCCCCGCTTCACCCTCCTGACTTCGCAGGACGCGACCCCGGACACCGACAGCGGGACGACGCTCGCCGATACCGCCTCCGGCTCGCAGCACGCGCTGCCGTACCTGCACGCCGCCTCCGCCTACTCCGCCGCGCTGTCCGGTGACGTCGACACGACGCCGGCGGTCGACGAGGCGATCCGCGTACTGCAGCGCTACCACCTCACCGACAACGCGGTCCATCCCCTCGTGTCGGCGCTGTGGGCGCTGATCTACGCCGACCGGCTTGACCTCGCGCTCTCCTGGTGCGAGCGACTGCTCGACGAGTGTTCCAGCCGGGACACGCCGTCCTGGCGGGCGATGCTGACCGTCGTGCGGGCCGAGATCGCCCTGCGGCTGGGGGAACTCGGTGTCGCGGAGAACCATGCCCGCGTCGCACTGAACCAGATGTCCACGCAGAGCTGGGGCCTCGGTATCGCCCAGCCGCTGGCGGTGCTCGTCCAGGCCTATACGGCAATGGGTCGTTACGACGAGGCGATGCGCATGCTGGACCAGTCCGTACCCCCTGCTCTTTCACAGACCACCCCCGGCCTGCATTACCGGCAGGCCCGCGGGCGGTGGTACCTGGCCACTGGCCGGCCGCACGCCGCGCTGGAGACCTTCCTGGCCTGTGGTGAGTCCATGGAGGCCTACGGCATGGACAATCCGCAGGTGGTGCCGTGGCGCATCGACGCCGCCGAGGCGTGGCTCGCCCTCGGCGAGCCGAAGCGGGCCAAGGACCTCGCCGAGGAGCAGCTGCGCCGTTCCGGGCGGGGTCTGCGCGGGCAGCGTGCGGTGCTGCTGCGCATCCTGGGCAGCATCGAGACCGGGCCACGACGGCTGCCGATGCTGCGTGAGGCTGTCGAGATTCTTGAGGACGGCGGCAACCGGTTGCAGCTGGCGCTCGCCCTAGGCGAGCTCGGCCGGTGCCACCAGGCCGAGGGTGACGTCAACCAGGCTCGCATGTTGGTCCGCAAGGCGTGGCATCTGGCCAAGTCCTGCGGCGCCGAACCACTGTGCGAGCAGTTGATCCCCGGTTACTCGGAGAGCGAGGTGACCCCGCCCACCCGGGGGACACTCCCCCGGTCTCCGGAGACCGAGCCGCTGACCGAGGCGGAGGCCCGAGTGGCGGCGCTCGCCGCCGAGGGGCACACCAACCGGGAGATCGCGGCTCAGCTCTTCGTCACGGTGAGCACGGTGGAGCAGCACCTCACGCGGATCTACCGCAAGCTCGACGTCCGGCGCCGGAGGGATCTGCCGACCAAACTCTCGGGCGTCGACTCGCGGGCGGTCGCCTGA
- a CDS encoding glycosyltransferase, translating to MTGTQGHANEVLPIARALLRAGHEVAVAVPDALTVVFDQTPVQLHPVMPSIPEVMQSIFSMRFERDPNQPELVIDNRMEMILWGGGPHITGTFHTVLPLAREFRPDLILRDGGEVTGVLIAEALGVPHVSCPSGPTNVIDPEGLLPLLNKRRAEVGLPAQDDPWSMYRYGRVDCMPAAYSFARYAVPEAFAYRQPASLNEAEGLPAELADLAGDRPLVVASVGSSLPTVMAMQDMGIDPPEGMIHPAETLRAIVGGLSALDCHAVVGTAGFPIDGVTVGANVHLMDWIPQMLLLQCAQLFITHAGYNSVREAVRQGIPMVSLPQFGDMHHNAARIDERHLGRTVNEVTPEGVAAVAKQVLHDDRITAGIRSAHRQMLGLPGVEAVVGLIERTVDSH from the coding sequence GTGACCGGTACCCAGGGGCACGCGAATGAGGTCCTGCCGATCGCCCGGGCCCTGCTGCGGGCCGGGCACGAGGTCGCGGTCGCGGTCCCGGACGCGCTGACCGTGGTGTTCGACCAGACGCCGGTGCAGTTGCACCCCGTCATGCCGAGCATCCCCGAGGTGATGCAGTCCATCTTCTCGATGCGCTTCGAGCGGGACCCGAACCAGCCCGAGCTGGTGATCGATAACCGGATGGAGATGATCCTCTGGGGCGGCGGCCCGCACATCACGGGCACCTTCCACACGGTTCTCCCACTGGCCCGCGAGTTCCGACCCGACCTCATCCTGCGCGACGGTGGCGAGGTGACCGGCGTGCTGATCGCCGAGGCGCTCGGTGTGCCGCACGTGTCGTGCCCCTCCGGCCCAACGAACGTCATTGACCCCGAGGGTCTGCTGCCGCTGCTGAACAAGCGGCGCGCGGAAGTTGGGCTTCCCGCTCAGGACGATCCCTGGTCCATGTACCGCTACGGCCGGGTCGACTGCATGCCGGCCGCGTACTCCTTCGCCCGTTACGCGGTGCCGGAGGCCTTTGCCTACCGGCAGCCGGCGTCACTGAACGAGGCCGAAGGGCTGCCGGCGGAGCTCGCCGATCTCGCCGGTGACCGGCCCCTGGTGGTCGCCTCGGTGGGCAGTTCGCTGCCCACGGTGATGGCCATGCAGGACATGGGGATCGATCCGCCCGAGGGAATGATCCATCCGGCGGAGACCCTGCGCGCGATCGTCGGCGGGCTGTCGGCGCTGGACTGCCACGCGGTCGTCGGCACGGCGGGCTTTCCGATCGACGGCGTCACGGTCGGCGCCAACGTGCACCTCATGGACTGGATCCCGCAGATGCTGCTGCTGCAGTGCGCGCAACTGTTCATCACCCACGCGGGCTACAACAGTGTGCGGGAAGCGGTGCGGCAGGGCATTCCGATGGTCTCTCTCCCGCAGTTCGGCGACATGCACCACAACGCGGCCAGGATCGATGAGAGGCACCTGGGCCGTACCGTCAACGAGGTGACCCCCGAGGGGGTTGCCGCCGTGGCGAAGCAGGTCCTGCACGACGATCGGATCACCGCCGGGATACGCAGCGCGCACCGGCAGATGCTCGGACTGCCCGGCGTCGAGGCGGTCGTCGGCCTGATCGAGCGGACCGTTGACTCTCACTGA
- a CDS encoding CcdC protein domain-containing protein — MSDAMRDAVVLSAILLAIVLFTQVGRHRFGVIKLLLPLGLVVFVAFEMLSSLEFTAPNMTAAGTGVAIGVGIGIGLLWTMKVETDRGNGKVYTRAGLAYLAIWLTVLVGRLIFIWSLENVDSFAIEFGKWIVKNEIDPDGVAAFFVLMAMAMVLVRTVGVAARWIKALRAANSEPPQVPVEV, encoded by the coding sequence ATGAGTGACGCGATGCGTGATGCCGTGGTGCTGAGCGCCATCCTGCTCGCCATAGTCCTATTCACCCAGGTCGGCCGGCACCGATTCGGTGTCATCAAATTGCTACTGCCGCTCGGGCTGGTGGTCTTCGTCGCTTTCGAGATGTTGAGTAGCCTGGAATTCACGGCGCCCAACATGACCGCCGCAGGCACCGGCGTCGCCATTGGCGTCGGCATCGGTATTGGTCTATTGTGGACGATGAAGGTGGAGACGGACCGCGGCAACGGCAAGGTCTACACCAGGGCCGGCCTGGCCTACCTGGCGATCTGGCTGACGGTGCTGGTGGGTCGGCTCATCTTTATCTGGTCGCTGGAGAACGTCGACTCGTTCGCCATCGAATTCGGTAAGTGGATCGTGAAGAACGAGATCGACCCGGACGGAGTCGCCGCCTTCTTCGTGCTGATGGCGATGGCGATGGTGCTGGTACGCACCGTCGGTGTGGCGGCGCGCTGGATCAAAGCATTGCGAGCGGCGAATTCAGAGCCGCCGCAGGTACCCGTCGAGGTCTGA